A single region of the Hirundo rustica isolate bHirRus1 chromosome 17, bHirRus1.pri.v3, whole genome shotgun sequence genome encodes:
- the ABCB9 gene encoding ABC-type oligopeptide transporter ABCB9: MRAWKAVASTLALSGADVVVTTLLYTHGQGGRNVLQDLRHFNIFNSLLDIWGGCLYRSCVLLGAAIGVATNTAYGPRRLRASRTFIAVVCLLMGIYMMVKLLLYSEVRKTIRDPWFWGLFAWTYVALAATFGLWQLLACVTSSREALGPGSESRAEVEESCDGGTPRDKREEAAGPTIHKLLSYTKPDAVFLGIASFFLLVAALGETFLPYYTGLAIDGIVVQKSMDRFSTAVLVMSLLAIGSSFAAGIRGGVFTLIFARLNIRLRNCLFRSLVSQEMSFFDENRTGDVISRLTSDTTIVSDLVSQNINIFLRNVVKATGVIFFMFSLSWKLSLVTFMGFPIIMLVSDVYGKYYQKLSKDVQSALAKANNTAEETISAMKTVRSFANEETEANVYWQKLQQVYKLNKREAMAYTYYVWSSGLTLLVVQVSILYYGGHLVISGQMTSGNLISFIIYEFVLGDCMESIGSVYSGLMQGVGAAEKVFEFIDRQPTMVHDGSLAPDHVEGKVEFRNVTFSYRTRSATQVLQNVSFTLHPGKVTALVGPSGSGKSSCVNILENFYPLQDGQVLLDGRPINMYDHKYLHSVISLVSQEPVLFARSIADNISYGLTSASFESVVQAAQKANAHNFITELQDGYHTEAGEKGAQLSGGQKQRVAIARALIRTPPILILDEATSALDAESEHAIQQAIYGDLQNHTVLVIAHRLSTVERAHNIIVLDKGRVVQQGSHKELMEEGGLYSKLVQRQILGLEGGGTDSVQPAARGDTAKAPGGLEEEFRIDHSLPAVAQDDFPNAAPK; encoded by the exons ATGCGCGCCTGGAAGGCGGTGGCCAGCACGCTGGCGCTCAGCGGGGCCGACGTGGTGGTCACCACGCTGCTCTACACCCACGGCCAGGGCGGCCGGAATGTCCTGCAGGACCTGCGGCACTTCAACATCTTCAACTCGCTGCTGGACATCTGGGGGGGCTGCCTGTACCGCAGCTGCGTGCTGCTGGGCGCTGCCATCGGCGTGGCCACCAACACGGCCTACGGCCCCCGGCGCCTCAGGGCGTCGCGGACCTTCATCGCCGTCGTCTGCCTCCtcatgggcatctacatgatgGTGAAGCTGCTGCTCTACTCGGAGGTGCGGAAGACCATCAGGGACCCCTGGTTCTGGGGGCTCTTTGCCTGGACCTACGTGGCGCTGGCGGCCACCTTCgggctgtggcagctgctggcctGCGTCACCTCCTCCCGCGAGGCGCTGGGGCCCGGCTCCGAGTCCCGCGCCGAGGTGGAGGAGAGCTGTGATGGGGGCACCCCGAGGGACAAGAGGGAGGAGGCAGCGGGTCCCACCATCCATAAACTGCTGTCCTACACCAAGCCAGACGCCGTCTTCCTGGGCATCgcctccttcttcctcctcgTGGCCGCTTTGG GAGAGACCTTCCTGCCCTACTACACGGGGCTGGCCATCGACGGCATCGTGGTGCAGAAGAGCATGGATCGCTTCTCCACGGCAGTGCTGGTCATGTCGCTGCTCGCCATAGGAAG CTCATTTGCCGCAGGTATCCGGGGCGGCGTTTTTACGCTCATCTTTGCAAGACTGAACATCCGCCTTCGCAACTGCCTCTTCAGGTCGCTGGTGTCTCAGGAGATGAGTTTTTTTGATGAGAATCGCACAG GGGACGTCATCTCCCGCCTGACGTCGGACACGACCATCGTGAGCGACCTGGTCTCCCAGAACATCAACATCTTCCTGCGCAACGTGGTGAAGGCCACGGGCGTGATCTTCTTCATGTTCAGCCTCTcctggaagctctccctggtCACCTTCATGGGCTTCCCCATCATCATGCTGGTGTCTGATGTCTATGGGAAGTACTACCAG aaaCTCTCCAAGGATGTGCAGAGCGCTCTGGCCAAGGCCAACAACACGGCCGAGGAGACCATCTCGGCCATGAAGACCGTCCGCAGCTTCGCCAACGAGGAGACGGAGGCCAACGTGTACtggcagaagctgcagcaggtgTACAAGCTCAACAAGCGGGAGGCCATGGCTTACACCTACTACGTCTGGTCCAGCGGG cTGACCCTGCTGGTGGTCCAGGTCAGCATCCTCTACTATGGTGGGCACCTCGTGATCTCTGGGCAAATGACGAGTGGAAACCTGATATCCTTCATCATTTACGAGTTTGTCTTGGGAGACTGCATGGAG TCCATCGGCTCCGTGTACAGCGGCCTCATGCAGGGCGTGGGGGCTGCTGAGAAGGTCTTCGAGTTCATCGACCGCCAGCCCACCATGGTGCACGACGGCTCCCTGGCCCCGGATCACGTGGAGGGGAAGGTGGAGTTCAGGAATGTGACGTTTTCCTACCGCACTCGCTCCGCCACGCAGGTTCTCCAG AACGTGTCCTTCACCCTGCACCCCGGCAAAGTGACAGCGCTGGTGGGTCCTTCGGGGAGCGGGAAGAGCTCCTGTGTCAACATCCTGGAGAACTTCTACCCTCTGCAGGAcgggcaggtgctgctggatgGGCGTCCCATTAACATGTACGATCACAAGTACCTGCACTCCGTG ATCTCCCTGGTGAGCCAGGAGCCCGTGCTGTTCGCCCGCTCCATTGCAGACAACATTTCCTATGGCTTAACTTCAGCCTCCTTCGAGTCAGTGGTTCaggcagcccagaaagccaacgCCCACAACTTCATCACCGAGCTGCAGGACGGCTACCACACAG AGGCAGGTGAAAAAGGAGCTCAGCTGTCCGGTGGGCAGAAGCAGAGAGTGGCCATTGCCAGGGCCTTGATCCGGACCCCTCCCATCCTCATCCTGGATGAAGCCACGAGCGCGCTGGATGCGGAGAGCGAGCACGCG ATTCAGCAGGCGATTTACGGCGACTTGCAGAACCACACGGTGCTTGTCATAGCTCACAGGCTGAGCACCGTGGAGCGGGCACACAACATCATCGTGCTGGACAAGGGCCGCGTGGTGCAGCAGGGCTCGCACAAGGAGCTGATGGAGGAAGGAGGCCTTTATTCCAAGCTGGTGCAGAGACAAatcctggggctggaggggggcgGCACGGACAGCGTCCAGCCCGCGGCCCGGGGGGATACGGCCAAGGCTCCCGGCGGGCTGGAGGAGGAGTTCAGGATAGACCATTCCCTGCCGGCCGTGGCACAGGACGATTTCCCCAACGCCGCTCCCAAGTGA